The Chromatiales bacterium genomic sequence GCAGTTTGGATTCCGAGACCCGGCTGGCGATGATGTTCGCGACGCAGCCGCCCTCGAACTCCAGCCGCGCGTTCGCGATATCCACCTCGTCGGTCAGCACGCGCGTGCCCACGGCCTGGATCTGACGCACGGGACGGCGCACCAGGGCGGTCACGATGTCGATGTCGTGGATCATCAGATCGGTCACCACATCGACGTCCGTGGCACGGTCGACGAATGCGCCCATGCGGTGCGCCTCGATGAACCGCGGCCGGCGAATGCGCTCCGCGAGCGCCATGACCCCGGCGTTGAAGCGTTCAACGTGGCCGATCTGCAGCATTGCGCCGCCCGCGCGCGCCGCGGCGATGATGCGGTCCGCGTCCGCGAGGTCCGGCGCGATGGGCTTTTCCAGCAGCACCGGAATGCCGGCGGCCAGCAGCGGCTCGGCGACCTCGGCGTGCGCAGTGGTCGGCACGACCACGCTGACGGCGTCCACGCGACCGGGCAGCGTGCGAAAGTCCTCGATCACCGCGCAGCCGTATTCCGCGGCCACCGCGGCAGCGCGCGCGGCGTCGCGGTCGCACACGCCGACCAGCTCCACGTCGGGCAGATCGCGGTAGATTCGGGCATGGAAACGGCCCAGATAGCCGACGCCGACAACGGCAACCCGCAGCAAGGATTCCGACATGGTTCCACACAGAATTGGAAGTCGGCATTGTACCGCCCGCGCGCGGCTTTACAGCCACTGCGCGCGGCAGCGAAACTAGCGCGCATGAATCTTTCCGAGCCGCACCAGATCGACATCAAGGTCGAGACCCGCTACCTGCCCGACCAGTCGGAGCCCGAGTCCAGCCGCTACGCGTTCGCCTATACGATCACGATCCGCAACGCCGGAAACCGCCCCGCGCAGCTCCTGACCCGGCACTGGATCATCACCCACGCCAACGGCAAGACCGAAGAGGTCCGCGGCGAGGGGGTGGTCGGCGAACAGCCGTACCTGCGGCCGGGCGAGGCGTTCCGTTACACCTCGGGCACCCTGCTGGAAACGCCCGTCGGCACCATGCATGGCAGCTACCAGATGCAGGCCGAGGACGGGACCAGTTTCGACGCGCCGATCGCGCCGTTCTCCCTGCGCACCCCCGGCACCGTGCACTGAACCCGCACCCGCGCGGGCCCTGTGGCCCCGCCGCACCCTGACCGCATCCGTACGAACATGGCCACCTACGCAATCGGTGATCTGCAGGGCTGTCGCGAGCCCTTTGAGCGTCTACTCGAGGCCATCGCCTTCGATCCGGCGCGCGACCGGCTGTGGCTGGTCGGCGACCTGGTCAACCGCGGGCCGGACTCGCTCGGCGCCCTGCGCGCGGTACGCGCGCTCGGCGACGCCGCGGTCTGCGTGCTCGGCAACCACGACCTGAACCTGCTCGCCGTGGCCGCGGGGGTGCGCCGCAGCAAGCCGCAGGACACGCTGGACGATATCCTCGGAGCACCCGACCGCGACGAACTGCTGGCTTGGCTGCGCACGCGGCCGGCACTGGTGCACGACGCCGGGCTGGATGCGACGCTGGTGCACGCCGGCCTCGCACCGCAGTGGACCATCGCCGACGCCATCGCCCGCGCCGATGAACTCGCCGCGCTGTGTGCCGACGAACGCGCATTCGGCGAATTCCTGCACGAGATGTACGGCGACGAACCGGCCCGCTGGTCCGATGAACTCAGCGGCCATGCCCGACTGCGCTGCATCACCAATGCCTTCACCCGTCTGCGATTCTGCGCACCGAACGGACGCATGGATTTTCGTGACAAGGGGCCGCCGGGCACCCAGCGCGAGGGACTGCTGCCCTGGTTCGAGGTGCCGGGTCGGCGCAGCGCGGGCCATACCATCGTGTTCGGGCACTGGTCCACGCTCGGCGCGCGCGAGTCGCTCGGCGCCTGGGGGCTGGATACAGGTTGCGTCTGGGGCGGCGCCCTCACCGCCCTGCGGCTCGACGACCGACGCCACTTCTCCGTGCCCTGCATGCCCATGCAGCGCGTAAGTGACTAAATTGGAAAATCATGAACGCCACGCCTGATCCAACCAGCGCGCCGGCCGCATTCGAGCTCAAGGCCACCGGCTTCACGCTGCCCCTGCTGCGCGTGCTCGCGAACGACCCGGACGCGATCGTGCGCGAACTGGAGGCGAAGATCGCGCAGGCGCCGGATTTCTTCCGCCAGGCACCGGTGGTCGTGGACCTGTCGGCCCTGCCACCGCAGCAACGCTCGCCGGACCTCGCACGACTGGTCGGACTGCTGCGTGCGCACGGGCTCGTGCCGATCGGGCTGCGCGGTGCCGGTGACGAGGCGCGCGCGCTGGCGGAGGTGCTGGAACTCGCCGTGCTGCCGGAACCGCGGGCGACCGCGCGTGCCGCGCGCGAAACACCCGCAACGTCGAACGGCGCACAGCGCAGCCAGCTCGTGGAGCGCACCATCCGCTCCGGGCAGCGCATCTATGCGCGTGGCGCCGACCTGATCGTGCGTGGCGCGGTCAGCGCGGGTGCCGAGGTGCTGGCCGACGGCAATGTGCACATCTACGGCGCGCTGCGCGGGCGCGCGCTCGCCGGTGTCGGTGGCGATGGCGCGGCACGTATTTTCTGTCAGGCGCTGGATGCGGAACTCGTGTCCATCGCCGGACACTACCGGGTCAGCGACGACCTGACCACGGCCGTGCGCGGCCGCCCGATCGAGGTCGCGCTCGAAGGCATGCGGCTGGTGTTCCGCAGTCTCGCCGCAGGCTGAAACACCCGGGCCGATCCCGATCACATGCATTCAGGCGCTTCGTCGCGGCGGCAAAGACACCCGCCCCGCGCGAACCCCGCCAGTCAACTCAACCGAATCTGCACAGGAACTCTGAAGTGGCAAGAATCATCGTTGTGACCTCCGGCAAAGGCGGCGTGGGCAAGACCACGACCAGCGCGGCGCTGGCCATGGGGCTTGCGATGCGCGGCCAGCGCGTCGCGGTCATTGATTTCGATGTCGGGCTGCGCAATCTCGATCTGGTCATGGGCTGCGAACGCCGCGTCGTCTACGATTTCGTGAACGTGATCCAGGGCGAGGCGAAGCTGAACCAGGCGCTGATCCGCGACAAGCGCAACGAGCGGCTGTACGTGCTGCCGGCCTCGCAGACCCGCGACAAGGAAGCACTGACGCGCGACGGCGTCGAGCGCGTGCTGAACGAACTTGGCGAAACCTTCGATTACATCCTGTGCGATTCGCCGGCCGGCATTGAACATGGCGCGCTTATGGCGCTCTACTTCGCCGATGAGGCCATCGTCGTGACCAACCCCGAGGTGTCCTCGGTGCGCGATTCCGATCGTATCGTCGGCATCCTGCAGAGCAAGTCGCGGCGAGCGGAACTGAACCTGGAACCGGTGCGCGAACACCTGCTGCTGACACGCTATTCACCGCGCCGCGTGGCGGCCGGCGAGATGCTCAGTGTCGGCGACGTCGAGGAGATCCTCGCGCTGCCCCTGCTGGGGGTCGTGCCGGAGTCGCCCGATGTCTTGCAGGCATCGAACGAAGGCGTGCCGGTGGTGCTGAACGAAGCCAGCGAGGCCGGTCAGGCCTACCTGGACGCGGTCGGCCGCCTGCTCGGCGAGACCCTGCCGCTGCGGTTCCTGCAGGTGCCGAAAAAAGGCCTGCTCGGTCGACTGTTCGGAGGCTGACATGGGATTGCTGAGCCTGTTCCGCAGCCAGCGGCCACCGAGCGCGCAGCGCGCGAAGGAACGCCTGCAGGTCATCGTCGCGCATGAGCGCAGCAGCCGTGGACGTCCGTCCTACCTGCCGCAACTCCAGCAGGAAATTCTCGAAGTCATCCGCCGCTACGTCGACGTGTCGCCGGAAGACGTGCAGATCAACGTCGAAAGCGACGATGGCTGCGAAGTGCTGGCGCTGAACGTCACGCTGCCCGAGCGCCCGCACGCGGCCTGAAGCCAAGGCACGAACGGCCCATGCGCGTCGTCAGCTTTCGCTCGCTGCGGATCGTGGTCCTGCTCGTGATTCTCGCGGCCGCCGCGATCTATACGCAGGGCCAGCGTCTTTCGACCCGCGGCTGGTACGAGCCGCTCGAGATGCAGCTGTTTCCGATTGCCGGCGACACCTCGCCGGCGACGGGGACTTACATCGAATCCCTGGACGAATCGCGCTTTGCCGCAATCGAGCGCTTCTTCAAATCCGAGGGCGCAGGCTATCGGCTGGTCGCGAATCGCCCCGTCAGTGTCCGCATCGGCCCCACGATCGATGCGGAACCACCAGACCCGCCGGGGCCGGACGGCGGCGTCCTGTCGGCCGTCTGGTACAGCCTGAAGCTGCGCGTATGGGCCTGGCGGGTGACGCCGGCCGGCTGGGGTCAAGGCGACGTGGTGCGCATGTATCTGGTCTACCGGCAGGGCGAACCGAATGCGGCGCTGCCGCACTCGCTCGGCATCGAAAAGGGTTTGCTCGGCGTCGTGCACCTCTACGCCGATTCGACCCAGGACGCGCAGAACACGGTGATCGTCGCGCACGAGTTGCTGCATACCGTTGGTGCAACGGACAAGTACGATGCGCGCGGCGAACCGCGCTGGCCCGATGGCTACGCGGATCCGACGGCTTCACCGCGCTGGCCGCAGAAACGCTGCGAGATCATGGCCGTGCGCATTCCGGATTCACCCGAGCGTTCTCTTATGCCCGAGAACCTGCGCGCCTGCACGGTAGGGCGCTACACGGCCGCCGAAATCGGCTGGATCGGCGATGCCACGCCTTAGTCGGGGCCGACCATAGTCCGGAGATACAGCCCTCCAGCCGCGCGTAGCGTTTCACAATCGATTGCCACCCGGCGGGAATCGCCATGTGCCGGAACTCATGAACACAACTCTCAAAGCGGAGAATTTCAAATTGAACCCCCTGAAGATGCGCGCTTTGGTCCTGTGCATCAGCATCGGAATCTCGGCGTCCGCCTGCCAAACCCCGGAATACTCTGAGGCCGATTTCAGACAAAAGATCGAAACGCTTATGGCAGTGTCCCCACCGCCATCTCAGAGCCGGCTGGAAGTGCTCCGCAGTTACGGTTCGGAGAAGGACAAGGCGGAATTCATGAACCGGGACGAATTCGCGTTTCCGGGTACGCTGGAAGACATCTACCAGGCATCCAGTGGACGCCCCATCCTGTCACAGGGAAGTCACTGCCCACGTTATTGCAGAGTGGTTCCCTGTAAACCGCCTTATCTGACCGAATGCGGCTTGATCTGCGGACCGGACCAAAACTGCCCGGACCCACAGTGCAAACCGGGACACGCCTGCTGAGCGCAAGGATCGACCGATCCTGCGCCCTGGGCGGCGGGGCGTCAGGTCAACCAGGTCATGTGCCCGGTTTCGTAGACATGGGTCAGCGAACGGTTGAACGGGAACACGCGCACGCGATAGCACAGCCGACCGCACCACTCGGGCTGCATGTCGAGCACAAAGCGCTGCTCTCCATGACTGTCCAGGCCATCGATGGGCTGGAACCGGTAGGACGCAAGGCGCTCCGGTTCGTCCTTGTGGCGGCGGCTGCGAATCGCCTCCAGCGCATTGAAGCCGCCGGCCATGCGTGACTGTGGATCCGGACGCTCGCACAGCAACAGTTCCACGGCCAGATCGTCGACCGACAGACCGTTCATCCGCACCGCGACCTCGACCCGCAGGCTCTGTTCGAATTCGATCCGGTTGACCGGTTCATGAATCTGGCGAATGGTGACATTCGGCCAGGCCTGGTGGACTCTGCTCTTCCACTGCGCAAGCTCGCGCGCCCGTGCGTGGTTGTTCTCCGTCAGCGCACGGCCCTGACGCGCCGCGGGCTTGTAGAACCCCGTGGCGTAGTCGTTGAGCACGCGCTCCATGTTGAACCGCGGCAGGATGGTCGCCATGGATCGTTTGGCCATCGCGACCCAGCCCGGCGAGTAGCCCTGCTTGTTGCGGTCGTAGTAGAGCGGCACGACCTGGTCCTGCAACAGCTCATAGAGCGTGCGCGCGTCCTCGCGGTCGCGGCGCGACGGGTCGTGCTCGTGCGGCGATGGCTTGATCGCCCAGCCGTTGTGTCCGTCGTAGCCCTCGGCCCACCAGCCGTCGAGCACGCTGAGGTTGATCGTGCCGTTCATCGCGGCCTTCATGCCCGAGGTGCCGCTGGCCTCCTGCGGATAGACCGGCGTGTTCAGCCATACGTCCACGCCCGGCAGCAGCCGGCGCGCGAGCCCGAGGTCGTAGCCCTCGATCAGCAGCACCTTGCCGACGAACTCCGGCATGTTCGAGATTCGATGAATGCTGCGGATCATCTCCTGGCCGGGCTGGTCCGCCGGGTGCGCCTTGCCCGCGAAGACGAACACGATCGGACGCTGTTCGTCCGAAGCGATCTGGCGGAACCAGTCCAGATCGTTGAACAGCAACGTTGCGCGCTTGTAGGTCGCAAAACGCCGCGCGAATCCGACCGTGAGTACATTCGGGTTCGCCGGATCGAGATGCTGAAGGATGCGATCCAGATGCGCCTCACTGACCTGGTTGCGCAGGTGCTGGTACATCAGCGTCTCGCGCAGCGAATACAGCATCTGCGACTTGATGGACTGGTTCACCGACCAGAACAGGTGGTCGGGAATCTCGTCGAGACGCTCCCAGAAGCCGATGTCCTTGATGTGATTGCGCCACTCGGCGCCGACGAAGCGGTCGAACAGCAGCACCCAGTCCTTGGCCAGCACGCTGGTCACGTGCACGCCGTTGGTGACGTAACGCATCGGGTTTTCATTGGTCGGCACCTGCGGCCAGCAGGGCGCGCAGATCTCGGCCGATACATCGCCATGGATGCGGCTCACGCCGTTGTGGTGGCGCGAGGTCCGCACCGCCAGCACGGTCATATTGAAGTCTTCGCCCATGCGCGAGACATGCCCCATGCCGGTCAGATGCGACAGATCGATGCCCATGGCGGACGCATAACGCTCGAAGTACGCGCGCATCATCGGCTCGGGAAAGTGGTCGTGTCCGGCCGGCACGGGCGTGTGGGTCGTGAACACGGTCGCGCCCGAAACGGCCTCCAGCGCGGTGTCGAAGTCCAGGCCCTGTTCGATGTATTCGCGGATGCGTTCCAGCCCCTGGAACGCGGCATGCCCTTCGTTGACATGCCACACCGTGGGAGCGAGCCCCACCGCGCGCAGCGCGCGCACGCCGCCGATGCCCAGCACGATCTCCTGGCGCATGCGCATGTCGCGGTCGCCGCCGTAGAGCACGTGCGTGATCTCGCGGTCCTCGGGACGGTTCGCCTGCAAGTTCGTGTCGAGCAGCACGAGCTGCGCGCGACCGAGCTTCGCGCGCCACACGGCCACGCGCACATCGCGCTCGGCCATCGGCACGTCGATGTCGATCGGGTTGCCATCGGCATCGAGTGCGCGGGTCACGGGCAGGTCGGAGAAGTTCGAATCCGCGTAGTGCGCGACCTGGTTGCCCTCGCCGTCGATGGTCTGCTGAAAATAGCCCTGCCGATACAGCAGCCCCACGCCCACGAACGGCAGACACAGGTCGCTGGCGGTCTTGCAGTGATGCCCGGCCAGAATGCCCAGGCCGCCCGAGTAGATCGGGAAACTCTCGTGGAAACCGAACTCGGCGCTGAAATAGGCGACCAGATCGGGCGGGTCCATGAGGCGCTCGATTTCGGGCCCGCCGCGTTCGCCGTGATAGGTATCGAAATCCGTGACCACGCGGTTGTAGTTCGCCATGAACACCGGGTCGGCGGCCGCGTTGGCGAGCGCGCCCTCGTCGATGCAGCGCAGGAACACCTTCGGATTGTGGCCGCAGCGCCGCCACAGCTCGGGATCCAGCGGTCCGAACAGCTCGCGGGCCGAGCGGTTCCAGCTGTACCAGAGGTCCTCGGCAAGCTCGGACAGTCGCCCGAGTTCGGGCGGCACGCGCGGGTTGACCTCGAGCTGGAATCGTTTGGCGTCACTCATCGATGTTGGTCCGGTTTGTTCAGTCGTTGAAGTGGGTGCGGAGCACGCGCCAGAGCGGCACCGCGCCCACGAATGGTGCGTAAACGGCGCGCCGCCCCCCCTGCCATGGTACGAAATGCGCCAGGAAAGTGCCCGTGCGACGATTCCGCGTCACGTTACAGTTTCACAAGCACGGAACATGCCATGCCCGACCAACCGCGGCGTTAGGACGGACGGGGCGGCGCACATGGGTAAAATATCGTTTCCTGCGCGGACCCGGGCAGGCTCCGGCGTTAGTATGAGCGGATTGCACCCACGGCTGAATGAGGTAGCCATGAAACATCTTTCCCATGCCCTGCTGCTCGGCGTCGCCCTGAGCGTCACCGGCTGCGGCGACCAGAACAGTTCACAGCAGGCCGCCTCGGCCGGTGGCAGCGGCGCGTCCGGCAATACCGAGCCCTCGTCCTGGGACCGCGCCAAGACCGCCGCCGGCGAGGCCTACGGCAAGAGCAAGGAGGCCGCTTCGGCCGCCTGGGACGCGACCAAGGAGAAGTCCGGCGAGGTCTGGGACGCCACCAAGCAGCAGTCCGCGGAGACCTGGGACAAGACCAAGACCGCGACCAGCGAGGCCTGGGACGCCACGAAACAGAAATCCGGCGAGGTCTGGGACGCCACCAAGCAGCAGACGGCCGAGTCGTGGGAGTCCACCAAGCAGGCCACCGGCGAGACCTGGGACAAGACCAAGGATGCAGCCAATCGAGTGGTTGAAGCGGGAAGCGAGGCCTATGATTCCGCCAAGGCGAAGCTGTCGACCGAAAGCGATGCCGCGGACATACCTCCCGCCAGCACCAGCGCGAACTGAACCCCCGGCTCAACCGGCACCGTGAGCGGGTCCGCGCCCATGGCGTCGCCCCGCAGACCGCGCTCGCGTGACTGCGAGACCCACGCTTGAGTCGGGCGCCGAATGGGGCCTCGGCGAGGTCCGCCGTTTACCGGTCAGATGCCGCAGCAAGCGCCGCACTCCGGCACTCGCACTGCTTGCCTGCATCGCGCTGATGGCTGGCTGCGCCAGCGCTCCACCGGCATCCGATACCGCAATCGCGCTAGAGGGACAGTTCGACGGCATCGGCGCCACGGCGGTGCT encodes the following:
- a CDS encoding symmetrical bis(5'-nucleosyl)-tetraphosphatase, producing MATYAIGDLQGCREPFERLLEAIAFDPARDRLWLVGDLVNRGPDSLGALRAVRALGDAAVCVLGNHDLNLLAVAAGVRRSKPQDTLDDILGAPDRDELLAWLRTRPALVHDAGLDATLVHAGLAPQWTIADAIARADELAALCADERAFGEFLHEMYGDEPARWSDELSGHARLRCITNAFTRLRFCAPNGRMDFRDKGPPGTQREGLLPWFEVPGRRSAGHTIVFGHWSTLGARESLGAWGLDTGCVWGGALTALRLDDRRHFSVPCMPMQRVSD
- the apaG gene encoding Co2+/Mg2+ efflux protein ApaG, which produces MNLSEPHQIDIKVETRYLPDQSEPESSRYAFAYTITIRNAGNRPAQLLTRHWIITHANGKTEEVRGEGVVGEQPYLRPGEAFRYTSGTLLETPVGTMHGSYQMQAEDGTSFDAPIAPFSLRTPGTVH
- the minE gene encoding cell division topological specificity factor MinE is translated as MGLLSLFRSQRPPSAQRAKERLQVIVAHERSSRGRPSYLPQLQQEILEVIRRYVDVSPEDVQINVESDDGCEVLALNVTLPERPHAA
- the minD gene encoding septum site-determining protein MinD, whose translation is MARIIVVTSGKGGVGKTTTSAALAMGLAMRGQRVAVIDFDVGLRNLDLVMGCERRVVYDFVNVIQGEAKLNQALIRDKRNERLYVLPASQTRDKEALTRDGVERVLNELGETFDYILCDSPAGIEHGALMALYFADEAIVVTNPEVSSVRDSDRIVGILQSKSRRAELNLEPVREHLLLTRYSPRRVAAGEMLSVGDVEEILALPLLGVVPESPDVLQASNEGVPVVLNEASEAGQAYLDAVGRLLGETLPLRFLQVPKKGLLGRLFGG
- the minC gene encoding septum site-determining protein MinC, coding for MNATPDPTSAPAAFELKATGFTLPLLRVLANDPDAIVRELEAKIAQAPDFFRQAPVVVDLSALPPQQRSPDLARLVGLLRAHGLVPIGLRGAGDEARALAEVLELAVLPEPRATARAARETPATSNGAQRSQLVERTIRSGQRIYARGADLIVRGAVSAGAEVLADGNVHIYGALRGRALAGVGGDGAARIFCQALDAELVSIAGHYRVSDDLTTAVRGRPIEVALEGMRLVFRSLAAG
- a CDS encoding Gfo/Idh/MocA family oxidoreductase; its protein translation is MSESLLRVAVVGVGYLGRFHARIYRDLPDVELVGVCDRDAARAAAVAAEYGCAVIEDFRTLPGRVDAVSVVVPTTAHAEVAEPLLAAGIPVLLEKPIAPDLADADRIIAAARAGGAMLQIGHVERFNAGVMALAERIRRPRFIEAHRMGAFVDRATDVDVVTDLMIHDIDIVTALVRRPVRQIQAVGTRVLTDEVDIANARLEFEGGCVANIIASRVSESKLRRIRVFEQHHYDSLDFIEQTIDTLRVRPIDGEKWPKIERQRLDIAAVRPLDAELAAFADCVRHGRAPLVGGDQGREALRIAIEVRAEISRTLEEAE
- the glgP gene encoding alpha-glucan family phosphorylase, producing the protein MSDAKRFQLEVNPRVPPELGRLSELAEDLWYSWNRSARELFGPLDPELWRRCGHNPKVFLRCIDEGALANAAADPVFMANYNRVVTDFDTYHGERGGPEIERLMDPPDLVAYFSAEFGFHESFPIYSGGLGILAGHHCKTASDLCLPFVGVGLLYRQGYFQQTIDGEGNQVAHYADSNFSDLPVTRALDADGNPIDIDVPMAERDVRVAVWRAKLGRAQLVLLDTNLQANRPEDREITHVLYGGDRDMRMRQEIVLGIGGVRALRAVGLAPTVWHVNEGHAAFQGLERIREYIEQGLDFDTALEAVSGATVFTTHTPVPAGHDHFPEPMMRAYFERYASAMGIDLSHLTGMGHVSRMGEDFNMTVLAVRTSRHHNGVSRIHGDVSAEICAPCWPQVPTNENPMRYVTNGVHVTSVLAKDWVLLFDRFVGAEWRNHIKDIGFWERLDEIPDHLFWSVNQSIKSQMLYSLRETLMYQHLRNQVSEAHLDRILQHLDPANPNVLTVGFARRFATYKRATLLFNDLDWFRQIASDEQRPIVFVFAGKAHPADQPGQEMIRSIHRISNMPEFVGKVLLIEGYDLGLARRLLPGVDVWLNTPVYPQEASGTSGMKAAMNGTINLSVLDGWWAEGYDGHNGWAIKPSPHEHDPSRRDREDARTLYELLQDQVVPLYYDRNKQGYSPGWVAMAKRSMATILPRFNMERVLNDYATGFYKPAARQGRALTENNHARARELAQWKSRVHQAWPNVTIRQIHEPVNRIEFEQSLRVEVAVRMNGLSVDDLAVELLLCERPDPQSRMAGGFNALEAIRSRRHKDEPERLASYRFQPIDGLDSHGEQRFVLDMQPEWCGRLCYRVRVFPFNRSLTHVYETGHMTWLT